In Populus nigra chromosome 1, ddPopNigr1.1, whole genome shotgun sequence, one genomic interval encodes:
- the LOC133689324 gene encoding protein TRI1-like isoform X1, which translates to MEISSRTCFPFLSTETVPLLKPPFHTSSPPLRILAARPVNLRMGRTVVTCATASTGNRAPSGIMKPRRVSPEMADFVGAPEVSRTQVLKLIWAHIKERNLQDPSNKKNIICDEKLKKIFPGRDQVGFLEIAGLISPHFLK; encoded by the exons atggaAATTTCTTCAAGGACTTGCTTTCCTTTCCTATCCACCGAAACGGTGCCGCTTCTCAAGCCTCCATTTCATACGTCCTCTCCTCCTCTCAGGATTCTGGCTGCGCGTCCTGTTAACCTGCGCATGGGGCGTACTGTTGTTACCTGCGCTACGGCGTCGACTGGAAACCGCGCTCCCAGCGGCATAATGAAGCCGAGGCGAGTCTCACCTGAAATGGCAGACTTTGTTGGTGCTCCTGAGGTCTCTCGCACCCAGGTTCTCAAGCTTATCTGGGCCCATATAAAGGAGCGCAATCTTCAg GACCCTAGTAACAAGAAGAACATAATTTGCGACGAGAAGTTGAAGAAGATATTTCCTGGTAGAGACCAGGTCGGATTTCTTGAGATTGCTGGGTTGATTAGTCCTCACTTCCTCAAATGA
- the LOC133689324 gene encoding uncharacterized protein LOC133689324 isoform X2, whose amino-acid sequence MEISSRTCFPFLSTETVPLLKPPFHTSSPPLRILAARPVNLRMGRTVVTCATASTGNRAPSGIMKPRRVSPEMADFVGAPEVSRTQVLKLIWAHIKERNLQGISHVRDGFYCMNLG is encoded by the exons atggaAATTTCTTCAAGGACTTGCTTTCCTTTCCTATCCACCGAAACGGTGCCGCTTCTCAAGCCTCCATTTCATACGTCCTCTCCTCCTCTCAGGATTCTGGCTGCGCGTCCTGTTAACCTGCGCATGGGGCGTACTGTTGTTACCTGCGCTACGGCGTCGACTGGAAACCGCGCTCCCAGCGGCATAATGAAGCCGAGGCGAGTCTCACCTGAAATGGCAGACTTTGTTGGTGCTCCTGAGGTCTCTCGCACCCAGGTTCTCAAGCTTATCTGGGCCCATATAAAGGAGCGCAATCTTCAg GGCATCTCTCATGTTAGGGACGGATTTTATTGCATGAATTTGGGTTGA